The Cinclus cinclus chromosome 3, bCinCin1.1, whole genome shotgun sequence genome has a window encoding:
- the PHF3 gene encoding PHD finger protein 3 isoform X4, which translates to MDEEGVKESGNDTIDEDELALPSRSLRSHAEEASVTSPRKSPRLMAQEQVRSLRQSTLAKRSNVAPPLNTKKSSVKSGSAPKNGQKQERSPVKESDVAARLKTEQPREVRRSTRRSGQVEGTAAAVTASQSNTKCLPGPEDVKEIKSETPEQAKVEETSQELSCANLTESSSPPDETKEIVDVTVKTDSGSAESVCSVSTDTEMVPVKNETSDVIDSMDLENSSEEKTDNKAEESEKKEEHNQTEVTGKDNDSSSACMNTEEICETFSNLSSSVKEEVDCSSGSHNVGVLNENTLSLKECVTEAGGDDNGMEKTETSSEKVLDSTDCDNKDLKSREFTSADPGNSILESTVVDQSSQNVQQQISSTKVEGPEASKLQDDEKQIGISTKCEKNIRPRHSKSVVQNKQNLTAGTQQKSGTAQQETARSRTRAGVAVSGLHSPSSASLKRNVDEQESHQHPSNPVKIRKKQSDLGLKAKSSVSGVTVKKQTNTKLKKIPRVQASGQAQKSSVQKASEKSPTHQSCSKDTHHSVHSLSGHVSHPGQKQASKHQLATGQKANSSTKEEAETKDPSVVEHLKEDDKEKNKSKRNDKNLQPRQRRSSRSLSLDEPPLFIPDNISTVKREGLEHTSSSESKHIWVPSKQCGFCKKPHGNRFMVGCGRCDDWFHGDCVGLSLSQAQQMGEEDKEYVCVKCCAEEDKKMECFDQNVPDTQVKLEHKEEKAIDGEKLGVSKQTPTCNLNTTTEKTKQAEDTGKHKVKIFRRESGDGRNLPESRDSDAKKGQHVPARKGSQAAAIPRRSPEDKTEKISKESLSTVERSTKSGMHEKQEIKKKKSEKGSVSATHLPAVPASKPSADQIRQSVKQSLKEILMKRLTDSSLKIPEERAAKVATRIERELFSFFRDTDAKYKNKYRSLMFNLKDPKNNILFKKVLKGEVTPDHLIKMSPEELASKELAAWRQRENRHTIEMIEKEQREVERRPITKITHKGEIEIESETPMKEQEEVMEIQEPHMKLFEKSEEAEKDKEINESASPDTTSQHKNHLFDLNCKICIGRMAPPTDDLSGKKVKVSVGVARKQSDNEAESIADALSSTSSILASELLEDDKQDSSKSFTPLPKSETPGTVECESLFLARLNFIWKGFINMPSVAKFVIKAYPVSGSFEYLTEDLPDSIQVGGRISPHTVWDYVEKIKASGTKEICVVRFTPVTEEDQISYALLFAYFSSRKRYGVAANNMKQVKDLYLIPLGSSDKVPHHLVPFDGPGIEIHRPNLLLGLIIRQKMKRQITAVSSVTSSFADEAAESTLSSLPPEKKSKPSKPEVLHHDLALEEEEENNFFNSFTTVLHKQRNKPQQSNTDDAPAVTEPLVESTKHEPPKPLRFLPGVLVGWENQPSTLELANKPLPVDDILQSLLGTTGQVYEHSKSEAGPSEDIPLLNEQAASKEETMDVADVTGEASEAKTGLDDPQESTNAAITVDTAAVGTSSSARSAGSLIGLSLKGKPPDVSTEVFLANLSAQSQNKETEDSKENDPKRQLLDKDSVAQEVRRSTNSSFSSSSNSGKKPNENNVNVGSSEVTTANTSKSPPFINLKRDPRQAAGRSQQTNISENKDGDVSRNEDRQNASGNDQGETENKQPSGEGGLNLYQSEAQTNETQFSSAASKADNTVASQAEDTKHSQEDALMQNIETVNSFRRGPAVTSSHFETENASRSEFISKVPSPIASGSFSSVGPPQQNFQHSKSNPPGFQFQAPAPHNFPPQNSPMFGFPPHLPPPLLPPPGFGFPQNPMMPWPPVAHLSGQPPQYAGPIAQGLPVAHKQSRFLGPENFFQSKDSRRPERRPSDPWGREDQHLERGFNRGKNDRQRLYSETHHQKKDRHEKEWSNEKYWEQDSERNRRRDRNQEKERERKSREEGQRDKERVRSPHSDRAADGKSPRETRNPEKKTEKPKSDEQAHEKDKEREKSKDKHRERESEKNRERHRDHSDRTKSKR; encoded by the exons ATGGATGAAGAAGGAGTTAAAGAGAGTGGTAATGACACCATTGATGAAGATGAGCTTGCTTTACCTAGTAGGAGTTTGAGAAGCCATGCTGAAGAAGCATCAGTCACATCACCGAGGAAATCACCACGTTTAATGGCACAAG aacaAGTACGGAGTCTGCGGCAGAGCACACTAGCCAAGCGTTCGAATGTTGCTCCTCCTCTTAACACCAAGAAATCATCAGTAAAAAGTGGATCTGCTCCAAAAAATGGACAGAAACAAGAGAGAAGTCCAGTTAAAGAGTCAGATGTTGCTGCACGCTTGAAAACAGAGCAGCCTAGGGAGGTTAGGCGTAGTACAAGACGATCGGGGCAGGTggagggaacagcagcagcagtaacaGCATCCCAAAGTAATACAAAATGTCTGCCTGGTCCTGAAGatgtgaaagaaataaaatctgaaacCCCTGAGCAGGCAAAAGTTGAAGAAACATCCCAGGAGTTAAGTTGTGCTAATTTAACAGAATCCAGTTCTCCTCCTGATGAAACAAAGGAAATAGTAGATGTTACAGTGAAGACTGACTCTGGGAGTGCTGAGTCAGTTTGTTCAGTATCTACAGATACTGAAATGGTTCCAGTTAAAAATGAAACCAGTGATGTGATTGATTCAATGGACTTGGAAAattcttcagaagaaaagacTGATAATAAAGCAGAGGAatcagagaagaaggaagaacacAATCAAACTGAAGTAACTGGAAAAGATAATGATTCATCTAGTGCTTGcatgaatacagaagaaatttGTGAGACCTTTTCAAATTTGTCTAGCTCTGTGAAAGAGGAGGTTGACTGCAGTTCAGGTTCCCACAATGTGGGAGTTCTTAATGAAAATACATTGTCACTAAAGGAATGTGTAACAGAAGCTGGAGGTGATGACAACGGAATGGAGAAAACGGAAACTTCATCTGAGAAAGTATTGGACAGTACAGACTGTGATAATAAAGACTTGAAAAGCAGAGAGTTTACTTCTGCTGACCCAGGAAATAGCATTTTAGAAAGCACTGTTGTTGACCAATCAAGCCAAAATGTACAGCAACAGATCAGCAGTACTAAGGTAGAAGGCCCAGAGGCATCAAAATTACAGGATGATGAGAAACAAATTGGTATTTCaacaaaatgtgaaaagaaCATTAGGCCCCGACACAGTAAATCTGTGGTACAGAATAAACAAAATCTGACTGCAGGTACTCAGCAGAAATCAGGTACAGCGCAGCAAGAAACTGCACGGTCAAGAACGAGAGCGGGTGTTGCTGTTTCAGGCCTTCACAGTCCCTCTTCAGCAAGTCTGAAGCGAAATGTGGATGAGCAAGAGAGCCATCAGCATCCAAGTAACCCAGTTAAAATTAGGAAGAAACAATCTGATCTGGGTTTGAAAGCAAAGAGTAGCGTTTCAGGGGTGACTGTAAAAAAACAGACCAAcacaaagctgaagaaaataccCCGAGTCCAGGCTTCTGGGCAAGCCCAGAAGTCATCAGTTCAAAAAGCAAGTGAGAAATCTCCTACTCATCAAAGCTGTTCTAAAGATACCCACCATTCTGTGCATTCATTGTCAGGCCATGTTTCGCATCCTGGTCAGAAGCAAGCCAGCAAACACCAGCTTGCAACTGGGCAAAAAGCAAATAGCTCCACAAAGGAAGAGGCAGAGACTAAAGATCCCTCTGTTGTAGAACATCTGAAGGAGgatgataaagaaaaaaacaagtcaaAAAGAAATGATAAGAATCTCCAACCTCGCCAGAGAAGAAGTAGCAGAAGTCTTTCACTTGATGAACCCCCCTTGTTCATTCCAGATAACATTTCAACTGTTAAAAGGGAAGGCTTGGAACATACATCTTCTAGTGAAAGCAAACATATTTGGGTGCCCAGCAAGCAGTGTGGCTTCTGCAAAAAGCCACATGGcaacag gTTTATGGTAGGTTGTGGTAGATGTGATGATTGGTTTCATGGTGATTGTGTTGGACTGAGCCTTTCTCAAGCACAGCAGATGGGTGAAGAAGATAAAGAGTATGTGTGTGTGAAATGCTGTGctgaagaagacaaaaaaatggAGTGCTTTGATCAAAACGTACCAGATACTCAAGTGAAACTTGagcataaagaagaaaaagcaattgaCGGTGAAAAACTGGGGGTGTCAAAGCAAACTCCTACTTGTAATCTAAATACAACgactgaaaaaacaaagcaagcagaGGACACTGGGAAGCACAAAGTCAAAATCTTCAGACGG GAATCTGGGGATGGGAGAAATTTACCGGAGTCCAGAGACTCAGATGCTAAAAAAGGGCAGCATGTTCCTGCTCGGAAAGGATCACAAGCTGCTGCAATTCCTCGGCGGTCCCCTgaagataaaactgaaaaaataagtaAAGAATCCCTTAGTACAGTCGAAAGGTCCACAAAATCAG GCATGCATGAGaaacaagaaattaagaaaaagaaaagtgagaaaGGATCCGTTAGTGCAACACACTTGCCAGCTGTGCCGGCTTCCAAGCCTTCTGCTGATCAGATAAGACAAAGTGTCAAGCAATCTCTTAAAGAAATTCTTATGAAAAG ATTGACAGACTCCAGTTTAAAGATTCCTGAGGAGAGAGCAGCAAAAGTTGCCACAAGGATTGAAAGagagctgttttctttttttcgaGACACTGATGCAAAGTATAAGAACAAATACAGAAGTTTAATGTTCAATTTGAAAGATCCTAAAAATAAT ATATTATTTAAGAAAGTACTGAAAGGAGAGGTTACTCCAGATCATCTAATAAAAATGAGCCCAGAAGAACTGGCTTCAAAAGAACTGGCTGCTTGgaggcagagagaaaacagacaT acaATTGAAATGATTGAAAAAGAGCAGAGGGAGGTTGAAAGAAGACCTATCACAAAAATTACTCACAAAGGAGAAATAGAAATTGAAAGTGAGACACCAATGAAAGAACAAGAGGAAGTAATGGAAATTCAG GAACCTCATATGAAGTTGTTTGAGAAGTCAGAAGAAGCTGAAAaggataaagaaataaatgaatctGCATCTCCAGACACCACAAGTCAACATAAAAATCATCTATTTGATCTAAACTGCAAAATCTGCATAG GCCGAATGGCTCCCCCTACTGATGATCTGTCTGGGAAGAAGGTCAAGGTGTCTGTTGGTGTGGCACGGAAGCAGTCAGACAATGAAGCAGAAAGCATTGCAGATGCACTCTCCTCCACGTCAAGCATCTTAGCTTCAGAATTACTGGAAGATGATAAGCAAGACTCATCAAAGTCCTTCACACCTCTCCCAAA GTCAGAAACACCTGGTACTGTGGAATGTGAAAGTCTGTTTCTGGCACGTCTGAATTTCATCTGGAAGGGCTTTATCAATATGCCTTCAGTAGCAAAATTTGTTATTAAGGCTTATCCAGTTTCTGGCTCCTTTGAGTATTTAACAGag GATTTACCTGATAGTATTCAAGTAGGTGGCAGGATATCTCCCCACACTGTCTGGGATTATGTAGAAAAAATCAAAGCTTCAGGGACCAAG GAGATCTGTGTGGTTCGCTTTACCCCAGTAACTGAAGAGGATCAGATCTCCTATGCCTTGTTGTTTGCCTATTTCAGCAGTAGAAAACGTTATGGCGTAGCGGCCAATAATATGAAGCAAGTGAAAGATTTGTACCTCATCCCTTTAGGGTCCTCAGATAAAGTCCCTCATCACCTTGTGCCTTTTGATGGGCCTG GGATTGAAATACATCGACCAAATTTATTGCTGGGATTGATAATTCGCCAGAAAATGAAGAGGCAGATTACTGCTGTTTCAAGTGTTACCAGTAGTTTTGCAGATGAAGCTGCTGAAAGTACCCTGAGCAGCTTGCcaccagagaagaaaagcaagccAAGCAAACCTGAAGTCTTGCATCATGATTTGGCActagaagaagaagaggaaaataatttctttaattccTTCACAACTGTGCTACACAAGCAGAGAAATAAACCACAGCAGTCTAATACAGATGATGCTCCAGCAGTTACTGAACCATTGGTGGAAAGTACCAAACATGAACCACCAAAGCCTCTCAGGTTTCTTCCTGGAGTCCTGGTTGGGTGGGAAAATCAGCCTTCTACTCTGGAGCTGGCAAATAAACCATTGCCAGTGGATGATATTCTTCAAAGCCTTTTGGGTACAACAGGGCAGGTGTATGAGCACAGCAAGTCAGAAGCAGGTCCTAGTGAAGACATACCATTATTAAATGAACAGGCAGCCTCGAAAGAAGAAACCATGGATGTTGCTGATGTAACTGGTGAAGCTAGTGAAGCAAAGACTGGTTTGGATGACCCTCAAGAATCCACTAATGCTGCTATAACTGTGGATACAGCAGCTGTAGGGACCTCAAGTTCTGCAAGAAGTGCTGGTTCTTTGATAGGGCTGAGTCTTAAGGGGAAACCCCCAGATGTCTCCACAGAAGTATTTTTAGCAAATTTGTCTGCTCAGTCACAGAATAAGGAAACTGAAGACAGTAAAGAAAATGACCCAAAACGACAGTTACTGGACAAGGATAGTGTTGCACAGGAAGTTAGAAGGAGCACAAATTCTAGCTTTTCTTCCTCAtcaaattcaggaaaaaaacctaatgAGAACAATGTTAATGTAGGCTCTTCTGAAGTTACTACTGCTAATACCTCTAAATCACCACCATTTATTAATCTTAAAAGAGACCCACGACAGGCAGCTGGACGAAGCCAGCAGACTAATATATCAGAAAACAAGGATGGAGATGTTAGCAGAAATGAAGACCGACAGAATGCTTCTGGAAATGATCAAGGAGAAACAGAGAATAAACAACCTTCTGGAGAAGGGGGCTTAAACCTGTATCAAAGTGAGGCCCAAACCAATGAGACACAGTTCAGTTCAGCTGCATCTAAGGCAGATAACACAGTTGCATCACAAGCAGAAGATACCAAACACTCACAGGAAGATGCATTGATGCAAAACATCGAAACAGTGAACTCATTTAGAAGAGGACCAGCTGTAACTTCATCTcattttgaaactgaaaatgctTCTCGTTCAGAGTTTATTTCCAAAGTCCCAAGCCCTATTGCAAGTGGCAGCTTCTCGTCTGTTGGACCTCCGCAGCAGAATTTTCAGCATTCTAAATCTAATCCACCTGGATTTCAGTTTCAAGCTCCTGCACCTCATAACTTCCCCCCACAAAACAGCCCTATGTTTGGATTTCCTCCTCATTTACCACCTCCGCTTCTTCCCCCTCCTGGCTTTGGTTTTCCTCAAAATCCAATGATGCCATGGCCACCAGTAGCTCATTTATCAGGTCAGCCACCACAGTATGCCGGACCCATTGCACAAGGGCTACCAGTGGCTCACAAACAGTCAAGGTTTTTGGGACCAGaaaatttttttcagagtaaaGACAGTAGGAGACCAGAAAGACGCCCCAGTGATCCTTGGGGCAGAGAAGACCAGCATTTGGAGAGAGGATTcaataggggaaaaaatgatCGACAAAGACTTTACAGTGAAACccatcaccaaaaaaaagacAGACATGAAAAAGAGTGGAGCAATGAAAAATACTGGGAGCAAGACTCTGAAAGAAACAGGCGCAGAGACAGAAAccaggaaaaagagagagagcgGAAGAGTAGAGAGGAAGGACAGAGAGACAAAGAAAGAGTGCGATCTCCACACAGTGATAGAGCTGCTGATGGAAAAAGCCCCAGAGAGACtagaaatccagaaaaaaagacagagaagcCTAAAAGTGATGAACAGGCTCATGAAAAAGataaggagagggagaaaagcaaagacaaGCATAGAGAACGAGAAAGTGAAAAGAACAGAGAGAGGCATAGGGACCACAGTGAC
- the PHF3 gene encoding PHD finger protein 3 isoform X5 yields MVGCGRCDDWFHGDCVGLSLSQAQQMGEEDKEYVCVKCCAEEDKKMECFDQNVPDTQVKLEHKEEKAIDGEKLGVSKQTPTCNLNTTTEKTKQAEDTGKHKVKIFRRESGDGRNLPESRDSDAKKGQHVPARKGSQAAAIPRRSPEDKTEKISKESLSTVERSTKSGMHEKQEIKKKKSEKGSVSATHLPAVPASKPSADQIRQSVKQSLKEILMKRLTDSSLKIPEERAAKVATRIERELFSFFRDTDAKYKNKYRSLMFNLKDPKNNILFKKVLKGEVTPDHLIKMSPEELASKELAAWRQRENRHTIEMIEKEQREVERRPITKITHKGEIEIESETPMKEQEEVMEIQEPHMKLFEKSEEAEKDKEINESASPDTTSQHKNHLFDLNCKICIGRMAPPTDDLSGKKVKVSVGVARKQSDNEAESIADALSSTSSILASELLEDDKQDSSKSFTPLPKSETPGTVECESLFLARLNFIWKGFINMPSVAKFVIKAYPVSGSFEYLTEDLPDSIQVGGRISPHTVWDYVEKIKASGTKEICVVRFTPVTEEDQISYALLFAYFSSRKRYGVAANNMKQVKDLYLIPLGSSDKVPHHLVPFDGPGIEIHRPNLLLGLIIRQKMKRQITAVSSVTSSFADEAAESTLSSLPPEKKSKPSKPEVLHHDLALEEEEENNFFNSFTTVLHKQRNKPQQSNTDDAPAVTEPLVESTKHEPPKPLRFLPGVLVGWENQPSTLELANKPLPVDDILQSLLGTTGQVYEHSKSEAGPSEDIPLLNEQAASKEETMDVADVTGEASEAKTGLDDPQESTNAAITVDTAAVGTSSSARSAGSLIGLSLKGKPPDVSTEVFLANLSAQSQNKETEDSKENDPKRQLLDKDSVAQEVRRSTNSSFSSSSNSGKKPNENNVNVGSSEVTTANTSKSPPFINLKRDPRQAAGRSQQTNISENKDGDVSRNEDRQNASGNDQGETENKQPSGEGGLNLYQSEAQTNETQFSSAASKADNTVASQAEDTKHSQEDALMQNIETVNSFRRGPAVTSSHFETENASRSEFISKVPSPIASGSFSSVGPPQQNFQHSKSNPPGFQFQAPAPHNFPPQNSPMFGFPPHLPPPLLPPPGFGFPQNPMMPWPPVAHLSGQPPQYAGPIAQGLPVAHKQSRFLGPENFFQSKDSRRPERRPSDPWGREDQHLERGFNRGKNDRQRLYSETHHQKKDRHEKEWSNEKYWEQDSERNRRRDRNQEKERERKSREEGQRDKERVRSPHSDRAADGKSPRETRNPEKKTEKPKSDEQAHEKDKEREKSKDKHRERESEKNRERHRDHSDRTKSKR; encoded by the exons ATGGTAGGTTGTGGTAGATGTGATGATTGGTTTCATGGTGATTGTGTTGGACTGAGCCTTTCTCAAGCACAGCAGATGGGTGAAGAAGATAAAGAGTATGTGTGTGTGAAATGCTGTGctgaagaagacaaaaaaatggAGTGCTTTGATCAAAACGTACCAGATACTCAAGTGAAACTTGagcataaagaagaaaaagcaattgaCGGTGAAAAACTGGGGGTGTCAAAGCAAACTCCTACTTGTAATCTAAATACAACgactgaaaaaacaaagcaagcagaGGACACTGGGAAGCACAAAGTCAAAATCTTCAGACGG GAATCTGGGGATGGGAGAAATTTACCGGAGTCCAGAGACTCAGATGCTAAAAAAGGGCAGCATGTTCCTGCTCGGAAAGGATCACAAGCTGCTGCAATTCCTCGGCGGTCCCCTgaagataaaactgaaaaaataagtaAAGAATCCCTTAGTACAGTCGAAAGGTCCACAAAATCAG GCATGCATGAGaaacaagaaattaagaaaaagaaaagtgagaaaGGATCCGTTAGTGCAACACACTTGCCAGCTGTGCCGGCTTCCAAGCCTTCTGCTGATCAGATAAGACAAAGTGTCAAGCAATCTCTTAAAGAAATTCTTATGAAAAG ATTGACAGACTCCAGTTTAAAGATTCCTGAGGAGAGAGCAGCAAAAGTTGCCACAAGGATTGAAAGagagctgttttctttttttcgaGACACTGATGCAAAGTATAAGAACAAATACAGAAGTTTAATGTTCAATTTGAAAGATCCTAAAAATAAT ATATTATTTAAGAAAGTACTGAAAGGAGAGGTTACTCCAGATCATCTAATAAAAATGAGCCCAGAAGAACTGGCTTCAAAAGAACTGGCTGCTTGgaggcagagagaaaacagacaT acaATTGAAATGATTGAAAAAGAGCAGAGGGAGGTTGAAAGAAGACCTATCACAAAAATTACTCACAAAGGAGAAATAGAAATTGAAAGTGAGACACCAATGAAAGAACAAGAGGAAGTAATGGAAATTCAG GAACCTCATATGAAGTTGTTTGAGAAGTCAGAAGAAGCTGAAAaggataaagaaataaatgaatctGCATCTCCAGACACCACAAGTCAACATAAAAATCATCTATTTGATCTAAACTGCAAAATCTGCATAG GCCGAATGGCTCCCCCTACTGATGATCTGTCTGGGAAGAAGGTCAAGGTGTCTGTTGGTGTGGCACGGAAGCAGTCAGACAATGAAGCAGAAAGCATTGCAGATGCACTCTCCTCCACGTCAAGCATCTTAGCTTCAGAATTACTGGAAGATGATAAGCAAGACTCATCAAAGTCCTTCACACCTCTCCCAAA GTCAGAAACACCTGGTACTGTGGAATGTGAAAGTCTGTTTCTGGCACGTCTGAATTTCATCTGGAAGGGCTTTATCAATATGCCTTCAGTAGCAAAATTTGTTATTAAGGCTTATCCAGTTTCTGGCTCCTTTGAGTATTTAACAGag GATTTACCTGATAGTATTCAAGTAGGTGGCAGGATATCTCCCCACACTGTCTGGGATTATGTAGAAAAAATCAAAGCTTCAGGGACCAAG GAGATCTGTGTGGTTCGCTTTACCCCAGTAACTGAAGAGGATCAGATCTCCTATGCCTTGTTGTTTGCCTATTTCAGCAGTAGAAAACGTTATGGCGTAGCGGCCAATAATATGAAGCAAGTGAAAGATTTGTACCTCATCCCTTTAGGGTCCTCAGATAAAGTCCCTCATCACCTTGTGCCTTTTGATGGGCCTG GGATTGAAATACATCGACCAAATTTATTGCTGGGATTGATAATTCGCCAGAAAATGAAGAGGCAGATTACTGCTGTTTCAAGTGTTACCAGTAGTTTTGCAGATGAAGCTGCTGAAAGTACCCTGAGCAGCTTGCcaccagagaagaaaagcaagccAAGCAAACCTGAAGTCTTGCATCATGATTTGGCActagaagaagaagaggaaaataatttctttaattccTTCACAACTGTGCTACACAAGCAGAGAAATAAACCACAGCAGTCTAATACAGATGATGCTCCAGCAGTTACTGAACCATTGGTGGAAAGTACCAAACATGAACCACCAAAGCCTCTCAGGTTTCTTCCTGGAGTCCTGGTTGGGTGGGAAAATCAGCCTTCTACTCTGGAGCTGGCAAATAAACCATTGCCAGTGGATGATATTCTTCAAAGCCTTTTGGGTACAACAGGGCAGGTGTATGAGCACAGCAAGTCAGAAGCAGGTCCTAGTGAAGACATACCATTATTAAATGAACAGGCAGCCTCGAAAGAAGAAACCATGGATGTTGCTGATGTAACTGGTGAAGCTAGTGAAGCAAAGACTGGTTTGGATGACCCTCAAGAATCCACTAATGCTGCTATAACTGTGGATACAGCAGCTGTAGGGACCTCAAGTTCTGCAAGAAGTGCTGGTTCTTTGATAGGGCTGAGTCTTAAGGGGAAACCCCCAGATGTCTCCACAGAAGTATTTTTAGCAAATTTGTCTGCTCAGTCACAGAATAAGGAAACTGAAGACAGTAAAGAAAATGACCCAAAACGACAGTTACTGGACAAGGATAGTGTTGCACAGGAAGTTAGAAGGAGCACAAATTCTAGCTTTTCTTCCTCAtcaaattcaggaaaaaaacctaatgAGAACAATGTTAATGTAGGCTCTTCTGAAGTTACTACTGCTAATACCTCTAAATCACCACCATTTATTAATCTTAAAAGAGACCCACGACAGGCAGCTGGACGAAGCCAGCAGACTAATATATCAGAAAACAAGGATGGAGATGTTAGCAGAAATGAAGACCGACAGAATGCTTCTGGAAATGATCAAGGAGAAACAGAGAATAAACAACCTTCTGGAGAAGGGGGCTTAAACCTGTATCAAAGTGAGGCCCAAACCAATGAGACACAGTTCAGTTCAGCTGCATCTAAGGCAGATAACACAGTTGCATCACAAGCAGAAGATACCAAACACTCACAGGAAGATGCATTGATGCAAAACATCGAAACAGTGAACTCATTTAGAAGAGGACCAGCTGTAACTTCATCTcattttgaaactgaaaatgctTCTCGTTCAGAGTTTATTTCCAAAGTCCCAAGCCCTATTGCAAGTGGCAGCTTCTCGTCTGTTGGACCTCCGCAGCAGAATTTTCAGCATTCTAAATCTAATCCACCTGGATTTCAGTTTCAAGCTCCTGCACCTCATAACTTCCCCCCACAAAACAGCCCTATGTTTGGATTTCCTCCTCATTTACCACCTCCGCTTCTTCCCCCTCCTGGCTTTGGTTTTCCTCAAAATCCAATGATGCCATGGCCACCAGTAGCTCATTTATCAGGTCAGCCACCACAGTATGCCGGACCCATTGCACAAGGGCTACCAGTGGCTCACAAACAGTCAAGGTTTTTGGGACCAGaaaatttttttcagagtaaaGACAGTAGGAGACCAGAAAGACGCCCCAGTGATCCTTGGGGCAGAGAAGACCAGCATTTGGAGAGAGGATTcaataggggaaaaaatgatCGACAAAGACTTTACAGTGAAACccatcaccaaaaaaaagacAGACATGAAAAAGAGTGGAGCAATGAAAAATACTGGGAGCAAGACTCTGAAAGAAACAGGCGCAGAGACAGAAAccaggaaaaagagagagagcgGAAGAGTAGAGAGGAAGGACAGAGAGACAAAGAAAGAGTGCGATCTCCACACAGTGATAGAGCTGCTGATGGAAAAAGCCCCAGAGAGACtagaaatccagaaaaaaagacagagaagcCTAAAAGTGATGAACAGGCTCATGAAAAAGataaggagagggagaaaagcaaagacaaGCATAGAGAACGAGAAAGTGAAAAGAACAGAGAGAGGCATAGGGACCACAGTGAC